From the genome of Sphingobacterium sp. UGAL515B_05:
GAGCACTATACAGTCCATATGCCGAACCGGTATGTCCTGTCAGCGTAACACCGGGGACAATTTTTGCATTGTTCATAATCGCTAACCCATAGCCTGATTCTTTATTTACAGCTGTCTGCATAATCTTCGCATATTTTTTACTGATGATGTTTTTTCCCTGACTATGGCCGTAGTTCATGTGCATCATCATGTATCTGGCTAAATCTAAGGCAGATATTTTCATTCCACCTGTCGGAGAAAGCACAGGAGTGCTATACCCCAGGATGTATTGATTGAGTTCTTCCCGACGTGGATTATAGGCACTCGGCTCTTCATGAGGATTTCCCTTTTCATCAAAGGCATATAACGGTACAAATCTTCTCTGGTCCAAAGAGTCGATACAATAACCACCATATAGGTTGAGCGGTTTGAGGATATGGTTAACAATGTAGCTGTCGACACGTGTATTGGTCAGTTTCTCCAGAACGGCACCAGCCATATTAAAATTGAGATTACAATATTGGTATTGTGTGCCGGGTTCATAAAGATTGTAGGAATCTTTCCAATTTGGGTTTTTGGATGGATTGATGACATCAAGGTTGAAGTAACCATTTTTATCATTGACGCTGGACGTATGGGAAAGGATCATCCGGAGTGTTATCTTTTTTCCTGGATAATTGGGGTTTCTGATTGGAAAACCTATCAAATCCCCAAAGTCGTCGTCTAACTTGCATCGGCCATCTGCTATTAATTGCATTAATGATGTTGCAGTGAATGACTTTGAAATAGAAGCAATTCTAAAGAGGTCATTTTCTCCAAGGGCCGTTTTGGTTTCCAAGTTTTTGTAACCATAATTTTTGTGATACTTAATTTTATTGTTTTTGACGACGACCACACTGAGCCCGACAGCATTATAACGACGCATAATTGCTGTGAGATCATGATCAACCTGTGTTTGCTGACCCAGCAAAAATGTGGGAAAGAATAAAAAAATAAAAGCGGAGAGTAGGAGCTTAGGCGTTCTCATTGAATTGATTAGTTAGGATGTTAGTTATGGCATAAATGTAAGGAAATCCTTACGATTAATAGAAATAGTTACAGTGAATCCTTGCAATATATAATAGATGCTACGAAGTTGAATCATTCATATATTATAATTATAAGCTATTTTTATTTAAAACTATTCTAAACAATAAAATAATATCGTATGTTTGCGCCGACAAATAATTTTTACGAACTCACATTTTATTAACATGAGAAGAACTTTTCTGGGACTTGTTTTAAGTCTGGGATTGGTAGGAGCAATTCATTTGGATGCATCGGCGCAAAGTAAAGGGATACATGGCCGTGTTAAAACCAAAGATGGTGCACCAATTGAATCGGCTACAGTAACCATAGTTTCTTTAGGTAGGTCTACTTCGACTTCCGGTGATGGAAGTTTCCATTTTTCTAATCTTCCAGATGGAACCTATACTATTCGGATCAAAAGTATCGGAAATGGAGCTGAAGAGCGTACTATCGAGGTTAAAAATGGAAAGGCAACAGCCATTAATGTTTCTTTGAATATTTCTGAATCTCAATTGGAACAAGTGGAAGTGGTAGGTTACAACTCGCATAACAGTAAAACAGTCCATGTCGGTAAAGCAGGTATTATTGATCGGGATTTGCCGCAGAGTGTACAAATTATAAACGAACAGGTTATTGCAGATCAACAGGTTAATCGCCTGAGTGATGCGCTAAAAAATGCAAACGGTGTCGCGATGGGAGCAAATCGCGGTGGGGTCAACGAAAATTTTTACGCAAGGGGCTATAGCTTAGGCGGGAATAATATATTTAAAAATGGTGCACGAACCAACAATGGAGGTTCGATTGAGGCGAGCACCTTGGAATCTGTAGAGATTTTAAAAGGAAGTTCTGCTTTGTTATATGGGGGTGTATCTGGTGGGGCCGTTGTAAATCTGGTTACGAAAAAGCCTAAATTTTATTATGGAGGCGAGGCTTCGATGCGCGTAGGAAGTTATGACTTCTATAAACCAACAGTAGATGTATATGGCCCAATTTCCAATAAGGTTGCATTCCGCGTTATCGGAACTTATGAAAAAGCGGGCAGCTTTAGGGATCAGGTCACATCAAAACGTACTTATGTAAATCCTTCTGTTTTATATAAAATATCCGATAAAACTGATCTCAACTTTACATTCGATTACTTAAAAAGTGATTTTACTCCGGACTTTGGAATGGGAACTGTGGATGGAAAGTTGAATAATGAAGTTGGCAGAAACACTTTTATGAATGTGCCTTTTGCTTTCAACAGAACAAATACCTCAAACGGGCAGATCAATTTGAACCATAAGTTTAATGATTCATGGAATTTAAACGCAATAGCAAGTTACCAAACATACGACCGTGATTATTATGGATCAGATCGGATTCAAGCAAATAAAAATGGAATTGCACCGCGGAGTTTAACCCGGTCCAAATCAAATGAGTTTACGGCCAATCAGCAATTGAATCTAACCGGAACTGTAAAAACAGGATCCATCAAGCATAAGATCTTGGTGGGAGCAGATGCCGATCAATCGCATTCAAATGCGTATGCCTATAAAATTGATGCATCTAAAAATGTGGGTGGCGTATACGATTCAATTTATGTCTTTAATCCCTCGCAAACTGCGCAGCATTTGGTTTCGGGAAATGGACTTCGGACAGATATTCCACAAGCGGATCTATTGACGAAAACAACGACAGATATCTTCCGTTATGGTGCGTTTTTTCAGGACTTAATAGAAGTTACTGAACAATTTAAAGTATTGGCAGGTATTCGCTACACGTATCAGCGTACACCGAATTCAGAAAAGTATACTTATGCGACGAATCAATCGGAAGAGATTATTAATCTAGATGGTCAAAAAAATCCGATCGGAGCAAAAGTCGACAAAGCATGGTCGCCTAAATTTGGATTGATCTATCAGCCGATCCGCTCATCAAGTGTCTATGTTACTTATGCAAATAACTTTACATCGAATTCGGGATACGATGTAAATTATCAACCGTTGGCTCCCTCCATCATCGATCAGTACGAAGCAGGTGTGAAAAATGACTTTTTCAATGGTAGGTTATCCGCAAATGTTGCTTGGTATAGAATTAACAACAATCGCTTTGCCCAACAATTATTGGTACTTCCGAATGGAACAAGCAATAGCGATGCAAATATGAAAGAATTTTCTGGAAAGACGGCTTCAAGCGGATTGGAAGTTGATGTTACTGGAACCTTACTTCCAGGATTGAATGTTATCGCCGGTTATTCCTACAATTATATGCGTTATACCGAAACCAATCCAATTTCAAGTTATACAACCATCGTTGATGGTAAGGAGAAAGTGACTGAAATCTCTGGAAACGAAGAAAATGTACGTTTGGTAGGAACTACAGCACATACGGCTAATGGAACCGTGTTTTATACCATTCAAAACGGGGCTGTTAAGGGACTGAAGTTAGGTTTTTCCGCATTTTATACAGGTCGACGGAATGCAGGTTGGAATAATACAAAGATCAACGTACGCGATGGTCTTAATCGTTTGATCTCCGTTAGTCCATTTACAACCATAGATTTCTCCGCTGGTTATGCTTATAAAAACTGGAGTATTTTGGGTAAATTATCCAATATCACCAACGCGTTTAACTATTATATCCATGAAAACTATAGTGTGAATCCTATTCCACCGCGTAGTTTTATGGCAACTCTAGCATATAAATTTGAGAAGAGGTAATACCGCTCTTCTACCCATAAAAAAAACGGAGTCAGCAACATGCTGACTCCGTTTTTTATGCTGGAATTTCAATCGATGCCACTTTAGGACGCATTAAAATCAAGATACTCTTTCTGGATACAGGCGATAAATTCGCCTAATGCACTGTTTTTACTTTTTACATTAGAGACCAGGATCACTTCTGTTTTGCTATCCATATCTTCAAGCTTCATGATTTTTAGGTTTAAATGCGGGTATTGTTTGATGGTGGACGAAGGGACGACTGCCAGGCCCAAGCCTTGTGACACCAACTCAAGGATGGAAGACATCGAATTGCTCTGATGTACAATTTTGGGTTCAAAGCCCATGCGATTACAGATATTAATAACAAGTCGGTGGTATTCCGATGCGTATTTCTGATTGAAAGAAATGAAACTTTCATTAAAAAAGTTGATCGCATTAAATTCCACCTGTGACTGACCTACAATAACCATAGGGTCTTCGAAAAGGGGAGTGGTAAGCAATTCACTTGAATAAATTGGAGCACGCATAATACCCAGATCCAATTTTCCGTTTTCGAGCGCCAATTTTTGTTTCTGCGTCGATGTTTCGAAAAGACTAACTCTTAAGTATGGAAATTTCAATTGAATTTGCTTTAATACCGTAGCAAGCATTTTCTTAGGTGTCGAACTGATATAACCCAGTTTGAATTCTCCAGAGATATTGTTGTGGATCTGTTTGGTGATTGTTTTGCTGTGTTCGATATTCTGTAGGATCTCCACAACCTCCTCCAAAAAGTATTTACCTGCTTCCGTTAGCTCGACGCGTTTGTTGGTTCGGAAGAAAAGAATAACACCTAATTCGTCTTCTAGATCTTTAATCTGCCGGCTTAATGGTGGCTGGGACATAAATAAGCGTTCTGCTGCTCGGCCAAAATGAAGCTCCTCGGCTACTGTTTTGAAATAAATGAGATGTCGGATTTCCATCGATACTTTTTTGGTATGAATTGATGACAAAATAAATATTTTTAATGAATTCCAGTTAGTCCTACCTTTAAATTATTAAAAATTAATGGATGAAATACCGCCGACCAGACAGTGTAAGATACTGCTGTGCGGGGGAATCTATCTGAACTTTAGGGAATAAACAATTTACAAATGAACAAAGCGACGCTACAAGAGATTGAAACACGGTTTGACAATGATGTCGAGCGGTTCTCAAATTTAGAAACAGGGCAAGCAACCACATTGGATGCTGTATGGAACATGGAGCTTATTACGGACGCTATTGTCAGTCTTTATCCAAACGCTCAAAATATATTGGACATTGGATGCGGAGCTGGTAATTACGACGTAAAACTATTGCAAAAATTGAAGTCTAATCCAAATGTTAGTCTGTTGGACCTGAGCCAGCCTATGTTAAATAGAGCAAAGGAACGCGTTGGAAAATTAACCAACGGAGAAATTCAGTTGATTAAAGGTGACTTTCGTGCCGCAGCTTTAGAGGAAAACAAATTTGATGTCATTATCGCAACATCCGTTTTACATCATCTTCGAGATGATAAAGATTGGGAAAATGCGTTTAGCAAGCTGTTCCGCCTATTGAGAACGGGAGGAAGTCTGTGGATTTTTGATTTGATTGAGCAAAATAATGAACAGCTTCAAAAATTAATTTACAGGGAAAAATATGGTGAATACTTAACTAACCTGAAGGATGAGCAGTATCGTGATCATGTTTTTGACTATATCGAACATGAGGATACGCCAAGATCGCTGATCTATCAAGTAAACTTATTGACACAAGTTGGCTTTAAAAATGTTGATGTTCTACACAAAAATCTTTGTTTTGCTTCTTATATGGGATTCAAATAAGGGCTGGAAAACGAGTGTCAAATAAATAAGGCGATACGGGGAGTATCGCCATAAAATCACACTAACTATTAAAAAACCTATAGGACTAGGAATTTACAAATTCAATAAACCAATGTATGCTCCATCCCACGCTTCTCTACTTTTATTCCTCGTCACATGCGAGATGTCAAATAAATAATAAAATGTAATTATTAAGGTCAATACTTTAAAAAAATCAAGTATTTCCATTGGTTTACGTAAAGATATGTCTTTATTTTTTAAATACAAATAAAAATGATGAAAATTGAAAAATTATTATTATTTGACTGTTTTTAAGAATTCTTCCCAGGCGATTTGATCTGTTTTGAAGGTCAAATCTTCCGTTAATACCGATTCAATTGGTACCCATCGAAAAGATTGGAGCTTATTATCTTCAGGTTTCTGATCAGGATCGAAATCAAAAGCTTTGGTAGTCGTTCTGATCTGAATAGCTGAGGTATTCTTTACCTGATAGTAAATCGATATGATTTGGCTATCGTTAAAGCTTGATTTCTCATAAAAGTCTGTGGTGTAAATATGTTTAACCACAGCAATGTCAAAATCACATTCTTCCTGATACTCACGGATCAAAGCATCCAATAAGCCTTCCCCGTATTCTAAGCCCCCACCAGGGAATTTGGTAAATGAAACATTTTCCGTTCTTTCGTCGCTGATCAATACCTCTTGATTTTCATTGATCAATATTCCGTACACTCTTACGTTAAATGGAAACATGGGTTAATTATGTTTGTATATATTTAGTTTCTGTTTTTTTACAGTGGCATAAAACCATTGTCTACTGCAAATTCATCCAATCCGATATAGGAATAATGTCTGGGAAGAAACCAGCCTATTGCTTCCATGATATTGGTAAATTCTTTTTCAGTCCTGAATTGATTTGCAACGATATTGAATGCCAAATCTTGTGAAGCATTTTCTTCATCTTTATAATTACGGGCTAGGAGCATAACCTTTGTGTTCTTTACGCCATAATAATCCAAAAATTCACGTAATTGGGTGCGGACAGCCTGTGGAAGAATGGTCTCGGCAGGTTGCCCCACTAATATTTCTTCATCTTTGCCTATAATCGTTTGCTCATTTTTCTTAGAGAAAACACTATCATCTGTATAAAACTCTCCATTTAAAAAGTAGTTAACTAAGTCGCCATAGGTGAATACCCAATCAGGGTTTTCATTTTGTGTATTGATAGCAATTCCAAA
Proteins encoded in this window:
- a CDS encoding serine hydrolase, which translates into the protein MRTPKLLLSAFIFLFFPTFLLGQQTQVDHDLTAIMRRYNAVGLSVVVVKNNKIKYHKNYGYKNLETKTALGENDLFRIASISKSFTATSLMQLIADGRCKLDDDFGDLIGFPIRNPNYPGKKITLRMILSHTSSVNDKNGYFNLDVINPSKNPNWKDSYNLYEPGTQYQYCNLNFNMAGAVLEKLTNTRVDSYIVNHILKPLNLYGGYCIDSLDQRRFVPLYAFDEKGNPHEEPSAYNPRREELNQYILGYSTPVLSPTGGMKISALDLARYMMMHMNYGHSQGKNIISKKYAKIMQTAVNKESGYGLAIMNNAKIVPGVTLTGHTGSAYGLYSALFFNPKKKYGFIVITNGCNIPDSDDFNPLLKDCIGALYDAYIK
- a CDS encoding TonB-dependent receptor, with the protein product MRRTFLGLVLSLGLVGAIHLDASAQSKGIHGRVKTKDGAPIESATVTIVSLGRSTSTSGDGSFHFSNLPDGTYTIRIKSIGNGAEERTIEVKNGKATAINVSLNISESQLEQVEVVGYNSHNSKTVHVGKAGIIDRDLPQSVQIINEQVIADQQVNRLSDALKNANGVAMGANRGGVNENFYARGYSLGGNNIFKNGARTNNGGSIEASTLESVEILKGSSALLYGGVSGGAVVNLVTKKPKFYYGGEASMRVGSYDFYKPTVDVYGPISNKVAFRVIGTYEKAGSFRDQVTSKRTYVNPSVLYKISDKTDLNFTFDYLKSDFTPDFGMGTVDGKLNNEVGRNTFMNVPFAFNRTNTSNGQINLNHKFNDSWNLNAIASYQTYDRDYYGSDRIQANKNGIAPRSLTRSKSNEFTANQQLNLTGTVKTGSIKHKILVGADADQSHSNAYAYKIDASKNVGGVYDSIYVFNPSQTAQHLVSGNGLRTDIPQADLLTKTTTDIFRYGAFFQDLIEVTEQFKVLAGIRYTYQRTPNSEKYTYATNQSEEIINLDGQKNPIGAKVDKAWSPKFGLIYQPIRSSSVYVTYANNFTSNSGYDVNYQPLAPSIIDQYEAGVKNDFFNGRLSANVAWYRINNNRFAQQLLVLPNGTSNSDANMKEFSGKTASSGLEVDVTGTLLPGLNVIAGYSYNYMRYTETNPISSYTTIVDGKEKVTEISGNEENVRLVGTTAHTANGTVFYTIQNGAVKGLKLGFSAFYTGRRNAGWNNTKINVRDGLNRLISVSPFTTIDFSAGYAYKNWSILGKLSNITNAFNYYIHENYSVNPIPPRSFMATLAYKFEKR
- a CDS encoding LysR family transcriptional regulator, whose amino-acid sequence is MSSIHTKKVSMEIRHLIYFKTVAEELHFGRAAERLFMSQPPLSRQIKDLEDELGVILFFRTNKRVELTEAGKYFLEEVVEILQNIEHSKTITKQIHNNISGEFKLGYISSTPKKMLATVLKQIQLKFPYLRVSLFETSTQKQKLALENGKLDLGIMRAPIYSSELLTTPLFEDPMVIVGQSQVEFNAINFFNESFISFNQKYASEYHRLVINICNRMGFEPKIVHQSNSMSSILELVSQGLGLAVVPSSTIKQYPHLNLKIMKLEDMDSKTEVILVSNVKSKNSALGEFIACIQKEYLDFNAS
- a CDS encoding class I SAM-dependent methyltransferase, giving the protein MNKATLQEIETRFDNDVERFSNLETGQATTLDAVWNMELITDAIVSLYPNAQNILDIGCGAGNYDVKLLQKLKSNPNVSLLDLSQPMLNRAKERVGKLTNGEIQLIKGDFRAAALEENKFDVIIATSVLHHLRDDKDWENAFSKLFRLLRTGGSLWIFDLIEQNNEQLQKLIYREKYGEYLTNLKDEQYRDHVFDYIEHEDTPRSLIYQVNLLTQVGFKNVDVLHKNLCFASYMGFK
- a CDS encoding NUDIX domain-containing protein — its product is MFPFNVRVYGILINENQEVLISDERTENVSFTKFPGGGLEYGEGLLDALIREYQEECDFDIAVVKHIYTTDFYEKSSFNDSQIISIYYQVKNTSAIQIRTTTKAFDFDPDQKPEDNKLQSFRWVPIESVLTEDLTFKTDQIAWEEFLKTVK